The region GTAATAGAATCAATGATTTGGGAAAAATAGCTAACTGGAATACCAATTCCTATAAAATACGCGGCAAATACGTAAGTCCACCGTTCTAAAATATTATTTTAAATTTAATTTTTTTCACCAACACCTATTTTCTACTTTTGCGACCCCTTCAAGCAAAACTTTAATAAATGATGGTTACTAAAAGTATAAAATGTTATATTTATTAACAAATTATTTAATCAAAATTATTAAGGAGCAAATATTATGGCTATAGATAACGGAGATTTTGTTAGAGTAAACTTTACTGGAAAAGTTAAAGAAACTGATGAAGTATTTGACACTACTTATGATGAAGTTGCACAGGAATCTGGAATTTTCGATGAAAATAAAACCTACAAACCAATTCCAATTGTTGTAGGAGGAAATCACTTATTGCCTGCTATTGAAGAAGCTATCAAAGGTTTAGAAGAAGGCGAAACTAAACATATTGAAGTCGAATCAGATAATGCATTCGGTCCTAGAGACCCTAAAATGATTCAATTAGTGCCTATGAAAGAATTCAAAAAGCAAGGCATGAACCCTGTTCCTGGAATGAGAATTAATGCTGAAGGATCTTCAGGTAAAATCTTAACCGTAAATGGCGGAAGAGTGAAAGTGGATTTCAACCATGAATTAGCCGGAAAAGACTTGATTTACGATGTTGAGGTAACTGAAGTAATTGACGATGACGATGATAAAATCAAAAGCATGATTGAGTTACACTACTCCAATCCTAACGTGGACATTGACAAAACCGAAATTGACATCGTTGACGGTGTTGCAAACATCAAGTTGGATGAAATGGCTAAATTCGACCAACAATCCTACATGGATGTTACCTTTGCAAGATTCAGAATTGCTAAAGACATCTGGGAAAACATCGAAGGAATCACCAAAGTCAATTTCGTAGATGAATTCGAAAAAAGGGAAGAGTCATCTGAAGAAGAAGATGAAGAATAGATTCCCTAATTTTTTATTTTTTTAAACAATAATGTTGAAATTATCACTAATAAATAGTTTCAGCATTATATTGACCAGTTTAAGCGGCATCATATTTCCTGGCTCTTGATATGGAATCACCGGTGACTCCATTTTGTTATCGAATTGCAGTTGCCAATTTCTCATGATGCCTTTGATTTTGCTTGCCGCTGGTCTTAACCTATTTCTTAGCATTAAAAAAAAGCACCGGGTGCCTGACCGATGCCTCATTTATCTTAT is a window of Methanobrevibacter sp. DNA encoding:
- a CDS encoding peptidylprolyl isomerase, coding for MAIDNGDFVRVNFTGKVKETDEVFDTTYDEVAQESGIFDENKTYKPIPIVVGGNHLLPAIEEAIKGLEEGETKHIEVESDNAFGPRDPKMIQLVPMKEFKKQGMNPVPGMRINAEGSSGKILTVNGGRVKVDFNHELAGKDLIYDVEVTEVIDDDDDKIKSMIELHYSNPNVDIDKTEIDIVDGVANIKLDEMAKFDQQSYMDVTFARFRIAKDIWENIEGITKVNFVDEFEKREESSEEEDEE